From the genome of Sulfurovum sp. NBC37-1, one region includes:
- a CDS encoding CHASE2 domain-containing protein, with the protein MRSLPKYSIVLLFALLLSWAYLFPPQLFISLNTEISDFFFRMRGNIPQSQKVVIVDIDEASLEKYGQWPWSRLRVSELIRKINDAGAGIIGLDIIFAESDKTSPHSIASKLKTDIKNLDDYDQILRETFIATPTIGGYFFRFDKKTPEKAPVVPAVFIEKGLLNNYTIPQPKGVVLNIDILQESLYSSGFLNNIPDTDGMVRSVPLIMRYEGTIYPSLALELLRIYSHTKEVTVVGDEIGVKKIELGTFHIPTDFAGRLYVNYRSKRGYFKYISAADILQDHFDIKDIAGKFVLVGTSAIGLADLKAMPLDNVIPGVEIQANTLDNMLQGDYLHEPFNKVIYDLLILWCIIFVFSYIFFNTRVWLLAPAFMLSFILLYEIFFYLFFDQGIVLNLFFPLVALFGTFGLTAGYNYFSTSKQKESIQRIFAKKVSKAVMNDLLKHKNNKILEAHEQEVAIFFSDIRKFTTISETLDSSQKVVALLNRYVTPMVEDISRHEGTVDKFIGDSIMAYWNAPNNVADYMDKAVQSALSQIALLEALNHDLNVEFGVKLKIGIGIHTGLVTVGEMGSLERSDYTIIGDNVNIASRIEELNKLYDTTLIISYAAKERLKKTYTIRSLDIVRLRGQQKAIEIFEVLSSGIDEKVQKELEHYNKALTHYRKGELRRAAAEFEKLYARYKNKLYRLYLDRCAVYFNHPEKDFDLVYTGETTF; encoded by the coding sequence ATGAGATCACTGCCCAAGTATAGCATTGTCCTACTTTTTGCTCTGCTTCTTTCCTGGGCCTATCTTTTCCCACCCCAGCTGTTTATTTCACTCAATACAGAAATAAGTGATTTCTTTTTCCGTATGCGGGGGAATATTCCCCAAAGCCAAAAGGTTGTGATAGTAGATATAGATGAGGCCTCTTTGGAAAAATATGGACAGTGGCCATGGTCACGATTGAGAGTATCTGAGCTTATCCGCAAGATAAATGATGCCGGAGCTGGTATCATAGGATTGGATATTATTTTTGCCGAATCGGACAAAACTTCACCACACAGCATTGCTTCCAAACTTAAAACAGATATTAAAAACCTGGATGACTATGATCAAATACTGAGAGAAACATTTATTGCCACACCTACAATAGGAGGATATTTTTTCAGGTTTGATAAAAAAACCCCTGAAAAGGCACCGGTCGTACCGGCTGTATTTATCGAAAAAGGATTGCTGAACAATTACACAATACCTCAGCCCAAAGGTGTTGTTTTAAATATCGATATATTACAGGAGAGTCTATATTCAAGCGGTTTTTTGAATAATATACCCGACACAGACGGTATGGTACGTTCCGTCCCTTTGATCATGCGCTATGAAGGAACGATCTACCCCTCGCTTGCACTTGAACTTTTGCGTATTTACAGTCATACAAAAGAGGTGACTGTTGTAGGTGATGAGATCGGGGTGAAAAAGATAGAGCTTGGTACCTTCCATATTCCTACAGATTTTGCAGGTCGTTTATATGTCAATTACAGGAGCAAAAGAGGCTATTTCAAATATATCAGTGCGGCCGACATACTTCAGGATCATTTTGACATCAAAGATATTGCCGGAAAATTTGTTCTGGTGGGCACTTCCGCTATAGGCCTTGCCGACTTGAAAGCGATGCCCCTGGACAATGTCATTCCCGGGGTTGAAATACAGGCCAATACTCTGGACAATATGCTTCAGGGCGATTATCTGCACGAGCCATTCAACAAAGTGATCTATGATCTTTTGATCCTGTGGTGTATCATTTTCGTTTTCTCCTATATTTTTTTCAATACCAGAGTATGGCTGCTGGCACCAGCATTTATGCTTTCTTTTATTTTGCTGTATGAAATCTTTTTTTACCTCTTTTTTGATCAGGGTATAGTGCTTAATCTCTTTTTTCCTCTTGTAGCACTTTTCGGTACATTTGGTTTGACAGCAGGATACAATTACTTCAGTACTTCAAAACAGAAAGAATCTATACAGCGTATTTTTGCCAAAAAAGTTTCAAAAGCTGTTATGAATGATTTGCTCAAACATAAAAACAACAAAATTTTGGAAGCACACGAACAGGAAGTCGCTATATTTTTCAGCGATATACGAAAATTTACAACTATTTCCGAAACACTTGATTCATCACAAAAAGTCGTAGCATTACTAAATCGCTATGTCACACCTATGGTAGAGGATATTTCCAGGCATGAAGGTACCGTGGACAAGTTTATCGGAGATTCCATAATGGCATATTGGAATGCACCCAACAATGTGGCTGACTATATGGACAAAGCCGTTCAATCCGCACTCAGTCAGATAGCATTACTTGAAGCACTCAATCATGATCTGAATGTCGAGTTTGGCGTGAAACTAAAAATCGGTATAGGCATACATACCGGTTTGGTAACGGTAGGGGAAATGGGTTCTCTTGAGCGATCGGATTATACCATCATCGGAGACAATGTGAATATAGCTTCCCGAATAGAGGAGCTGAACAAACTTTACGATACGACGCTCATTATCTCATACGCTGCAAAAGAGAGGTTGAAAAAAACATATACCATACGCTCACTGGATATTGTCCGGCTGAGAGGGCAGCAAAAGGCCATAGAGATATTTGAAGTACTCTCTTCGGGTATTGACGAAAAAGTACAGAAGGAACTTGAGCATTACAATAAAGCACTGACTCACTACAGGAAAGGAGAACTCCGCCGTGCTGCGGCTGAATTTGAAAAACTGTATGCCCGATACAAAAATAAACTTTATCGTCTCTATCTTGATCGCTGCGCAGTCTATTTCAACCATCCTGAGAAAGATTTCGATCTTGTCTATACCGGAGAAACGACCTTTTGA
- a CDS encoding PAS domain S-box protein, whose amino-acid sequence MKTFNTYYENHETLQTFVEIHSIQDAPSLLIQVFTSENNPSYIQKLLNELTAFLPQAVIIGSTTDGEIMNGKVSTRKTVLSFTRFEHTQLKADAAIHQKNGYFSGQDLAKSLIREDTRLLIAFVDGLHTNGEAFLSGIDSVSGDVIVSGGLAGDNGSLTETYVFTKDHIIQKGAVAVSFSSHSLIIHNAYNFNWYTIGKELTVTHAADNRVYTINNKPATEIYSYYLGEEVAAVLPSIGIEFPLITVRNGIEVARTIVSKEDDGSLVFTGNLHTGEKVQFGYGNTLDLLTHAGDIYHQLQRKPSEAIFIYSCGARKHIMPDMIHKEIEPLQAIAPTSGFFTYGEFYTDKRKELLNQTMTIVSLSEEVTISESKTLPSLHTDSKFSIMDALTNLLNRTNQERMEEDLIALEKSQDGILVLENDTFLQCNQKILDMFGYSTTENFVKAYPHKLFPGKQPDGSYSSVKMEKMKALTKKNGSHQFECLNVKQNGEPFWVNIILSYRMINEKEIFHMVYRNVTDKKNQENENSFITNRMELALAGSKTAVLDWDFRDNSMYISPSWKEMLGFRDDELPNAPSSWFRRAHTEDKKTILAMLREHEKNKIRFFESNHRLKHKDGHWVWVLGRAQILFDENGKKVRMIGTHTDITKEKESQIKYFQQVQIMEQIHDGIVTTDLEGNVTSWNKGAEELFGYSQSEIIGKHISLIYRKKDIPGIKERIRASLEETGLYQGDLTFITKSKKIIPVSLSLSLLKDEHGNVAGRIGINQDITQRKKDEKSLLKAKRKAEESAKSKSEFLANMSHEIRTPLSAILGFIDLLKKENIEKKAKEYVDIIDTSSKGLLKIIEDILDFSKIESGKLEIDKIDFSPKIEFETIIHLFLAKCAEKDIALTLILDESLPETIHTDPLRIKQIISNLLSNAIKFTDQGKKITVTINYKNGFLNVSVKDEGKGIAKEKLSHIFESFAQEDSSTTREYGGTGLGLTISYRLVKILGGELHVKSKVGAGSEFYFSIKVSEGKDILKTKESMGKMTFDNKKVLLVEDVKTNQLFMSIILEGLHFEVATADNGIEAVEAFKQNSYDLILMDEHMPKMNGIEATKQILAIEGENNLPHTPIIALTANAIKGDRERFLKAGMDEYVTKPINQNIFVKVLRKVLFA is encoded by the coding sequence ATGAAAACTTTTAATACATACTATGAAAACCATGAAACATTGCAAACTTTTGTTGAGATACACAGCATACAGGACGCACCTTCCCTTTTAATCCAGGTATTTACCTCGGAAAACAATCCATCTTACATTCAAAAACTTCTCAATGAACTGACTGCCTTCTTACCCCAGGCTGTCATTATCGGGAGCACTACAGATGGTGAGATAATGAATGGAAAAGTCTCTACACGCAAAACGGTATTGAGTTTCACCCGGTTTGAACACACGCAGCTTAAAGCAGATGCAGCCATACATCAAAAAAATGGCTATTTTTCAGGTCAGGACCTGGCAAAATCATTAATCCGGGAAGATACCAGACTGCTTATTGCCTTTGTAGATGGCCTTCACACCAATGGAGAAGCATTTCTAAGCGGTATTGATTCCGTTTCTGGTGACGTCATCGTCTCAGGAGGCCTGGCCGGAGACAATGGATCTCTTACAGAAACATACGTATTTACAAAAGACCATATCATTCAAAAAGGCGCAGTAGCAGTATCGTTCAGCAGTCATTCCCTGATAATACACAATGCCTACAATTTTAACTGGTACACAATAGGGAAAGAACTGACGGTTACCCACGCTGCAGATAACCGTGTCTACACCATAAACAACAAACCGGCTACTGAAATCTACAGTTACTATCTGGGTGAAGAGGTAGCAGCAGTACTGCCTTCCATAGGTATTGAGTTTCCTCTTATTACTGTACGTAACGGTATCGAGGTTGCACGTACAATAGTATCTAAAGAAGATGACGGTTCCCTGGTATTTACCGGTAATTTGCACACAGGGGAGAAAGTACAGTTCGGATACGGCAATACATTGGATCTGTTAACACATGCAGGAGATATATATCATCAACTGCAGAGAAAACCTTCCGAAGCAATTTTCATCTATTCCTGTGGGGCACGCAAACATATTATGCCAGATATGATTCACAAAGAGATAGAGCCGTTACAGGCCATAGCCCCCACTTCCGGATTTTTTACGTATGGCGAATTCTATACAGACAAAAGAAAAGAATTGTTAAATCAAACTATGACGATTGTTTCCCTGAGTGAAGAGGTTACCATATCAGAATCCAAAACACTTCCGTCATTGCATACTGACAGTAAATTTTCCATCATGGATGCACTCACAAATCTGTTGAACAGAACAAATCAGGAACGTATGGAAGAAGACTTAATTGCACTTGAAAAGTCGCAAGATGGTATTTTGGTTCTTGAAAATGATACATTTCTTCAATGCAACCAAAAAATACTTGATATGTTCGGGTACAGTACCACAGAAAATTTTGTCAAGGCATATCCCCATAAGCTTTTCCCGGGAAAACAGCCTGATGGTAGCTATTCATCAGTAAAAATGGAGAAAATGAAGGCACTGACAAAAAAAAATGGAAGCCATCAGTTTGAATGTCTGAATGTAAAGCAAAACGGAGAACCTTTCTGGGTAAATATCATTCTTAGCTACCGTATGATTAACGAAAAAGAGATTTTCCATATGGTCTATCGGAACGTTACCGATAAAAAGAATCAGGAAAATGAAAACAGTTTCATTACAAACCGTATGGAGTTGGCTCTTGCGGGAAGCAAAACTGCTGTTTTGGACTGGGACTTTCGTGACAACAGTATGTATATTTCTCCCAGTTGGAAAGAGATGCTTGGATTTAGGGATGATGAACTGCCGAATGCTCCCTCAAGCTGGTTCAGACGTGCTCACACGGAGGACAAAAAAACTATTTTGGCCATGTTGAGAGAACATGAAAAAAATAAAATACGCTTTTTTGAAAGCAACCACCGCCTCAAACATAAAGATGGCCATTGGGTCTGGGTTTTAGGTAGAGCACAAATACTCTTTGACGAAAACGGAAAAAAGGTTCGTATGATCGGTACGCATACCGATATCACTAAAGAAAAAGAATCACAGATCAAGTATTTTCAGCAGGTACAGATCATGGAACAAATCCATGACGGTATTGTCACTACAGACCTGGAGGGAAACGTAACCAGCTGGAACAAGGGTGCAGAAGAACTGTTCGGATACAGCCAGAGTGAAATAATAGGGAAACACATTTCTCTGATTTATCGCAAAAAAGATATTCCGGGCATCAAAGAGCGTATTCGTGCATCACTGGAAGAGACAGGTCTTTACCAAGGTGATTTGACCTTTATTACAAAATCCAAAAAAATCATACCGGTATCTCTGTCTCTTTCTTTATTGAAGGATGAGCACGGAAATGTAGCGGGAAGGATAGGTATAAACCAGGATATCACCCAACGTAAAAAAGATGAAAAATCTCTCCTGAAAGCCAAACGAAAAGCAGAAGAATCAGCCAAATCAAAATCTGAATTCCTTGCCAATATGAGCCACGAGATCAGAACCCCGTTGAGTGCTATTTTAGGTTTTATCGATTTGCTTAAAAAAGAAAATATAGAAAAAAAAGCAAAAGAATATGTTGATATTATTGATACTTCCAGCAAAGGATTGCTGAAAATTATAGAAGATATTTTAGATTTTTCAAAAATAGAAAGCGGAAAACTCGAAATTGACAAAATAGACTTTAGTCCCAAAATAGAATTCGAAACCATCATACATCTTTTTCTTGCAAAATGTGCGGAAAAAGACATTGCCTTAACGCTGATTCTGGATGAAAGTCTTCCGGAAACCATCCATACTGATCCGTTGAGAATAAAACAGATTATTTCCAACCTCCTGAGTAATGCAATTAAATTTACGGATCAAGGCAAAAAAATAACCGTTACCATCAACTACAAAAACGGCTTCTTGAATGTATCTGTTAAGGATGAGGGAAAAGGCATAGCCAAAGAAAAACTTTCTCACATATTTGAATCTTTTGCCCAGGAAGACAGTTCAACGACAAGAGAATACGGTGGAACCGGCCTGGGACTGACAATATCTTACAGACTTGTCAAAATTTTGGGCGGAGAACTGCATGTCAAAAGTAAGGTAGGTGCCGGAAGCGAGTTTTATTTTTCCATTAAAGTTTCAGAAGGTAAAGATATTTTGAAAACAAAAGAGTCTATGGGAAAAATGACATTCGATAACAAAAAAGTTCTTTTGGTAGAAGATGTCAAGACCAATCAACTCTTTATGTCTATCATATTGGAAGGATTGCATTTTGAAGTTGCTACGGCAGATAACGGTATAGAAGCAGTAGAGGCATTCAAGCAAAACAGCTATGATCTCATTTTGATGGATGAGCATATGCCAAAAATGAACGGCATAGAGGCTACCAAACAGATTCTGGCCATAGAGGGTGAAAATAATTTGCCGCATACGCCGATCATTGCTTTAACTGCCAATGCCATCAAAGGCGACAGGGAGAGATTTTTAAAAGCCGGCATGGATGAGTATGTCACAAAACCCATCAATCAAAATATTTTTGTTAAAGTCTTAAGAAAAGTTTTGTTTGCATAG
- a CDS encoding outer membrane beta-barrel protein, with amino-acid sequence MRNLLFVVLLSSFVWSSIGYVSNFKGSADIVRSMNTLKVKNGTKIKVKDKIITQEKSRVKVILEDNTVVTIGANSTFVFDRYKFGTRDNSVADMHIERGFFRSVSGKIGKLAPEHFKVKTIMSTIGIRGTDFSAALADTFELYKCYKGKISVLHNGKTYIVAEGEQLRLEKESFSSVAPFKFYVGAGTIYNRTYSVDSGWFDDGIATQDETGGISLIAGYQFNDYLALETRITTTFYERNYADLTAYSMFLKPQYPVTDTFSVYGLLGFGKVKVEGSKGDSFPGAHTDMIGKTILDDTQFQWGIGVSYNVTDNFSIFADYTSLANDADIDSTLYSYDPAVYHKLSVDGVTVGLLYSF; translated from the coding sequence ATGAGAAATTTACTATTTGTAGTGCTATTGAGCAGCTTTGTCTGGTCAAGTATTGGTTATGTAAGTAATTTTAAAGGGAGTGCAGACATCGTACGCAGTATGAATACCCTGAAAGTAAAAAACGGTACGAAAATAAAGGTGAAAGATAAAATTATCACTCAGGAGAAGTCACGTGTAAAAGTAATTTTAGAAGATAACACTGTTGTGACTATCGGTGCCAATTCTACTTTTGTATTTGATCGTTATAAATTTGGGACCAGAGATAACAGTGTGGCAGATATGCATATTGAACGAGGTTTTTTTCGTAGTGTATCCGGAAAAATAGGCAAACTGGCACCGGAGCATTTTAAAGTCAAAACTATTATGTCGACTATAGGAATACGCGGTACCGACTTTAGTGCGGCACTTGCAGACACATTTGAACTTTACAAGTGTTACAAAGGAAAGATAAGTGTCCTGCATAACGGAAAAACTTACATTGTAGCGGAGGGTGAGCAGTTACGTCTGGAAAAAGAGTCATTCAGTTCTGTTGCCCCGTTTAAGTTTTATGTGGGAGCCGGTACGATTTACAATAGAACCTACTCGGTTGACTCGGGCTGGTTCGATGACGGTATTGCTACACAGGATGAAACAGGCGGTATCTCTTTGATCGCCGGATATCAATTTAATGATTATCTTGCTCTGGAAACCCGTATCACTACAACATTTTATGAGAGGAACTATGCTGACCTGACTGCCTACAGTATGTTTCTGAAGCCTCAGTACCCTGTAACGGACACATTCAGTGTTTATGGACTTTTAGGCTTTGGAAAAGTTAAAGTAGAAGGTTCAAAAGGAGACAGTTTTCCCGGCGCACATACTGATATGATAGGCAAAACAATATTGGACGATACCCAATTCCAATGGGGAATCGGGGTCAGCTACAATGTTACAGATAATTTTTCAATATTTGCAGATTATACCTCATTGGCAAATGATGCGGACATAGATTCCACCCTGTACAGTTATGATCCTGCGGTATATCATAAGTTGAGTGTTGACGGTGTTACTGTAGGGTTACTCTATAGTTTCTGA
- a CDS encoding CvfB family protein — translation MTETKTQNEHIKIGEVNTLKIERDTDFGYYLASKDYEEVLLPNVYIMEDEMPMGSLLDIFVYTDSEDRPVATTKMPYAKLGEYGYFTVVDYKPYGAFVNWGLPKDLFVPLSQQKEHFNIGKKYLLRVCLDEQTGRLYGTQKIGKYFNREMKGLHQNKVLDAIVLAQTPLGYKVIADNQYEGMLFSNEIFEPVKVGDRKKVYIKTVRKDGKLDLSLQPIGKQAKIGEAEGSILELLKEADGELPFTYKSDAEEIKKVFGLSKKNFKRTLTALIEAKKIVLLEDSIKLV, via the coding sequence ATGACAGAAACAAAAACCCAGAACGAACATATAAAGATAGGTGAGGTCAATACCCTAAAGATAGAGCGCGATACTGACTTCGGATATTATCTTGCCTCCAAAGATTATGAAGAGGTACTGCTTCCCAATGTCTACATTATGGAAGATGAGATGCCTATGGGCTCGCTTCTGGATATCTTTGTCTATACGGATAGCGAGGACCGTCCCGTAGCGACGACGAAGATGCCGTATGCAAAACTCGGCGAGTACGGTTACTTTACCGTGGTGGACTACAAACCCTACGGAGCATTTGTTAACTGGGGGCTCCCCAAAGACCTTTTTGTGCCGCTCTCCCAGCAGAAGGAACATTTTAACATCGGCAAGAAATACCTGCTGCGTGTCTGTCTCGATGAGCAGACCGGACGGCTTTACGGAACACAGAAGATCGGCAAATATTTCAACCGTGAAATGAAAGGCTTGCATCAGAACAAAGTGCTTGATGCCATTGTGCTGGCCCAGACGCCACTTGGCTATAAAGTGATCGCGGACAACCAGTATGAAGGGATGCTGTTCTCCAATGAGATCTTTGAGCCCGTGAAAGTAGGGGACCGTAAGAAGGTCTATATCAAGACCGTTCGTAAAGACGGAAAGCTTGACCTTTCATTACAACCCATAGGCAAACAGGCAAAGATAGGTGAAGCCGAAGGAAGTATTTTGGAACTCCTTAAAGAGGCGGACGGTGAGCTTCCCTTTACCTACAAAAGTGATGCAGAAGAGATAAAAAAAGTGTTCGGGTTGAGCAAAAAGAACTTCAAACGTACGTTGACCGCTCTGATAGAAGCCAAAAAGATCGTTCTGCTTGAAGACAGTATCAAATTAGTGTAG
- a CDS encoding thioredoxin family protein: MRSVFITFILLNSFLFALSGEKVFKQKCASCHQYYVPQNKIIANAKHDNKDLNLTAPTLTEMSFMIKDQVGDRALDAEGQKFQIEEWLTDYLNAPTRDKGVLPDEFTRFFEVMPSMKGQLDEDEVEALTDFIYGYSEKMTVAHSVKRYSYEEAKKIAKKQNKIILIEGYISFCRGCIRMDREVMVEDKVKEALNKDFVFVKKNFLIEKLPLGIKHLGTPSFYFINSDGDKVIEMVQGFGTADEFLELLENVKKMAETKHKGE, from the coding sequence ATGAGATCGGTTTTTATAACATTTATATTACTGAACAGTTTCCTTTTTGCCCTGTCGGGAGAAAAAGTCTTCAAGCAGAAGTGCGCTTCCTGCCACCAATACTATGTTCCCCAGAACAAAATCATAGCCAATGCAAAACATGACAACAAAGACTTGAACCTGACTGCGCCAACGCTGACAGAGATGTCGTTCATGATCAAAGACCAGGTCGGTGACCGTGCGCTTGATGCGGAGGGGCAGAAATTCCAGATAGAGGAGTGGCTGACCGACTATTTGAATGCACCGACCAGAGACAAAGGTGTCTTACCTGATGAATTTACGCGTTTTTTCGAGGTGATGCCAAGTATGAAAGGGCAGCTTGACGAAGATGAGGTCGAAGCATTGACGGATTTTATCTATGGCTATTCCGAGAAAATGACTGTGGCACACAGTGTGAAACGTTACAGTTATGAGGAAGCCAAAAAGATCGCCAAGAAGCAGAATAAAATTATTCTGATCGAAGGTTACATCTCTTTCTGCCGCGGGTGTATACGTATGGACAGAGAAGTGATGGTAGAAGATAAGGTAAAGGAAGCGCTTAACAAAGATTTTGTTTTTGTCAAGAAAAACTTTCTGATCGAAAAACTGCCTTTGGGGATCAAACATCTGGGAACACCTTCGTTCTATTTCATCAATTCGGATGGAGACAAGGTGATAGAAATGGTGCAGGGTTTCGGTACTGCCGATGAATTCCTGGAATTACTGGAAAATGTCAAAAAAATGGCAGAAACAAAACATAAAGGAGAGTAG
- a CDS encoding MBL fold metallo-hydrolase: MIKVLGADGSYSHKGDATSFLIEKNIVIDAGNIIKSMGEECCKIEHVFITHTHFDHIVDLPFIIDSYFNCRTKPLKVYALKENLDTLKQYLFNWNISPNFANIKHINNEFSLKFIPIEYGQTITVDNIKMTAVKANHTVPTCGFKVEKEDRAFLFSGDTYLNDELIALLNNDKNISSLLIDISLPSTEEDLAHMTKHLTPKLLEQMFSSLERDDVSIYTYHQKPRHTQQIDNELSELDLLKNGGKRLKTGDILDLFTPMEKRQSTRNLELYYNDRNYLSSLFKLLQAIPDNTVDRIELFENILEHAMNLTHADAASLYLANTREKALQCGIFSNNTLKLKASRATKKNAPVYAEYMKLNSSLLSMFDTKKEAFVSNDIYTHDTSGFEEIKMFDQKTGYRTQSIVMEPVLDQKNNLLGILQVMNKRNIYNETIAFDTYDQESIKTFALQLSSAVENAKTQKVVSPV; this comes from the coding sequence ATGATAAAAGTACTGGGTGCTGACGGCAGTTATTCACATAAAGGTGATGCTACATCATTTTTAATAGAAAAAAACATTGTTATCGATGCGGGTAACATTATAAAGAGTATGGGAGAAGAATGCTGCAAGATCGAACATGTTTTTATTACCCATACGCATTTTGATCATATCGTAGATCTCCCTTTTATTATTGACAGTTATTTCAACTGTAGAACAAAACCTCTTAAAGTGTATGCGTTGAAAGAAAATCTAGATACTCTCAAGCAGTATCTTTTCAATTGGAATATCTCTCCGAACTTTGCAAACATAAAACATATCAATAATGAATTTTCGTTGAAATTCATACCTATCGAATATGGTCAGACTATTACCGTAGACAATATTAAAATGACTGCAGTCAAGGCAAACCATACCGTTCCTACCTGCGGATTCAAAGTAGAGAAGGAGGATAGGGCTTTTCTCTTCAGTGGTGATACCTATCTTAACGATGAACTGATAGCATTGTTAAATAATGATAAAAATATCTCTTCTTTGCTCATCGATATTTCATTGCCCTCTACAGAAGAAGACCTTGCCCATATGACCAAACACTTGACGCCAAAACTGCTTGAGCAGATGTTCTCTTCTCTCGAACGGGATGATGTTTCAATCTATACCTATCACCAAAAACCAAGACATACACAACAGATAGATAACGAACTTTCGGAATTGGATTTGCTTAAAAATGGCGGTAAGCGTTTAAAGACAGGTGACATACTTGATCTATTTACACCTATGGAGAAACGTCAGAGTACCAGGAATCTGGAGTTGTATTACAATGACAGAAATTATTTAAGCAGTCTGTTCAAACTGCTTCAAGCCATACCTGATAATACAGTAGACCGGATCGAACTGTTTGAAAATATTTTGGAACATGCGATGAACCTCACCCATGCCGATGCAGCTTCGCTCTACCTTGCCAATACGCGGGAAAAAGCGTTGCAGTGCGGTATTTTTTCAAACAATACTTTGAAACTAAAAGCAAGCAGAGCAACGAAAAAAAATGCACCCGTATATGCCGAATATATGAAATTGAACAGCAGTCTGCTGTCTATGTTCGATACAAAAAAAGAAGCGTTTGTTTCAAACGATATTTATACACACGATACCAGTGGCTTTGAGGAGATAAAAATGTTTGATCAAAAAACAGGCTACCGCACACAGTCTATAGTGATGGAGCCTGTATTGGATCAAAAGAACAATCTGCTGGGTATTTTACAGGTGATGAACAAAAGAAATATCTATAACGAAACCATCGCTTTTGATACATACGATCAGGAAAGCATCAAAACATTTGCATTGCAGCTGTCTTCGGCTGTGGAAAACGCCAAAACTCAAAAGGTCGTTTCTCCGGTATAG